The proteins below come from a single Thermococcus sp. genomic window:
- a CDS encoding cyclase family protein, which translates to MIIDLSIPISEETPLYPDDPPVNIKLWAVIDRDGYYMNVIKMGEHTGTHVDAPAHFIAEGKTVDELPLEKFVGEGLVLDVRGGEGEVKLEEIPDSGYFDRVVLFLTNGRELSPEVALFLVAEGAKAVGIDAMSIGDEAVHKILLSAEVPIFENLANLEELLEKEFTFIAFPLKIEGGSGSPVRAVAMLHSDD; encoded by the coding sequence ATGATAATCGACCTCTCCATTCCCATATCCGAGGAGACCCCGCTCTACCCCGACGACCCGCCGGTGAACATAAAACTCTGGGCGGTTATAGACAGGGACGGCTACTACATGAACGTCATTAAGATGGGGGAGCACACCGGCACTCATGTCGATGCTCCAGCCCATTTCATAGCTGAGGGCAAGACGGTTGATGAGCTTCCGCTCGAGAAGTTCGTCGGAGAGGGCCTCGTTCTTGACGTTCGCGGTGGGGAAGGAGAGGTAAAGCTTGAGGAGATCCCAGATTCAGGGTATTTTGACAGGGTGGTTCTGTTCCTCACCAACGGAAGGGAACTTTCCCCCGAGGTTGCTCTGTTCCTCGTGGCAGAAGGGGCTAAGGCCGTCGGCATCGATGCTATGAGTATAGGGGATGAAGCCGTTCACAAGATACTCCTGAGCGCCGAGGTTCCAATTTTTGAGAACCTGGCAAACCTTGAGGAACTTCTTGAGAAAGAGTTCACGTTCATAGCCTTTCCGCTGAAGATAGAAGGCGGCTCGGGAAGTCCGGTGAGGGCCGTCGCGATGCTTCACTCAGATGACTGA
- a CDS encoding DUF58 domain-containing protein — protein sequence MNWLRWFVLFTFLPLVLSVLTGAISISYLALLPASVLAFSLLFETPSGFSVERTVEKTGLKIGEETEVKVKLNVERGTGIVLVGDVVSPALEIVDGTNRHVFFKLPEKKLDVEYSYRVRAIKRGSHTISPVEVEGRHFFELEEPGYALFSEEVRITASSKIMNIKRSTPRRLGRQGFPQVTRARMGVSSTDFREIREYRPGDPMRTINWKATARLGVPLVNEYEREGSLIFIFYVDASDSMAVGGFKESALEVAVSFMLPLVSYLLNRGYRVGLYALGHGTLISPVSGSDSLSTFTRFLLSLGMTSTEESLSLAVERTKRLLKGQVVPVVVTNLTDSNLTSIKEGLKKLLTKTGNAPVLVDVDVYEDLSAGKLVSLRKKSLREELAFPSVTVTKDVRKGVLKLLEVIL from the coding sequence ATGAACTGGCTTCGCTGGTTTGTTCTCTTTACATTCCTTCCGTTGGTTCTCTCGGTGCTGACGGGAGCGATTAGCATCTCCTATCTTGCCCTTCTTCCAGCATCTGTGCTGGCATTTTCCCTTCTGTTTGAGACTCCTTCGGGTTTCTCCGTTGAGAGAACCGTTGAGAAGACCGGTCTAAAGATAGGTGAAGAGACAGAAGTTAAGGTCAAGCTGAATGTTGAGCGCGGAACGGGTATTGTTCTGGTGGGAGACGTCGTTTCCCCGGCACTTGAAATCGTTGATGGAACCAACAGGCACGTCTTCTTCAAATTGCCTGAGAAGAAACTTGATGTCGAGTATTCCTACAGAGTAAGGGCCATTAAGCGCGGAAGTCATACAATCTCCCCCGTGGAGGTTGAGGGAAGGCACTTTTTTGAGCTTGAGGAGCCAGGATATGCGCTCTTTTCGGAAGAAGTCAGAATCACGGCCAGTTCAAAAATCATGAACATAAAGAGATCCACACCCAGAAGATTGGGGAGACAGGGCTTTCCGCAGGTTACAAGGGCCAGAATGGGTGTTTCCTCAACAGATTTCAGGGAGATACGGGAATACCGACCTGGGGACCCGATGAGAACAATAAACTGGAAGGCCACTGCCAGGCTGGGAGTTCCACTTGTAAACGAATACGAGAGGGAGGGATCCCTTATTTTCATATTTTACGTTGATGCCTCTGATTCAATGGCAGTTGGTGGCTTTAAGGAGAGTGCCCTTGAGGTCGCGGTAAGTTTTATGTTGCCACTGGTTTCGTATCTTCTCAACAGAGGTTACCGTGTCGGCCTTTACGCTCTTGGGCACGGTACCTTGATTTCTCCCGTTTCGGGTTCAGATTCCCTCTCGACGTTTACGAGATTTTTGCTCTCCCTGGGGATGACCTCAACCGAGGAATCCCTTTCTCTTGCAGTTGAAAGGACGAAAAGACTCCTCAAAGGGCAGGTTGTTCCAGTTGTTGTCACGAACCTCACGGATTCAAATCTCACTTCAATCAAAGAGGGTCTTAAGAAGCTTCTGACTAAAACAGGGAACGCTCCCGTGCTCGTTGATGTTGACGTTTACGAGGATTTAAGTGCAGGTAAACTTGTTTCTCTCAGGAAGAAGTCTCTAAGGGAGGAGCTTGCTTTCCCCTCGGTTACTGTCACAAAGGACGTCAGAAAGGGCGTTCTCAAACTTCTGGAGGTGATCTTGTGA
- a CDS encoding ribonuclease P protein component 4 codes for MSKKFIRQKEQREKKRIARERVETLFTLAEKVYPYDENLANRYVEIALAIQQKARIRMPRKWKRRYCKRCHSFLVPGKNAIVRLRSRPYPHVVVKCLKCGHIARYPYLREQKEKRRQSSE; via the coding sequence ATGTCAAAGAAGTTCATCAGGCAGAAAGAACAGAGGGAAAAGAAGAGAATAGCGCGGGAGAGGGTGGAAACGCTCTTCACACTGGCTGAGAAGGTTTATCCCTACGATGAAAACCTTGCCAACCGCTACGTTGAGATAGCGCTCGCTATTCAGCAGAAGGCAAGGATAAGGATGCCGAGGAAGTGGAAGAGGAGGTATTGTAAACGGTGTCACTCGTTTTTAGTCCCTGGGAAAAACGCAATTGTAAGGCTCAGGAGCAGACCCTATCCCCACGTGGTGGTTAAGTGCCTCAAATGCGGACACATAGCTCGCTATCCCTATCTAAGGGAGCAGAAGGAGAAACGACGTCAGTCATCTGAGTGA
- a CDS encoding Ig-like domain-containing protein: MDKVRASLLVFLLSALMVLSLSYILIPQGGLAKGISKFHERHSGENSSSKKLVSGEGNVPPRLNFTFKPTNKTAPCPVSLYPSNPMLVCVDTPAKNVPISINETWDLLVKQPGVYYVPLETYGLIKGVDKLEYLRIDRPLQKTPVGGTFSVRITSTIIGSLIFNKSKYLEVVDSSSLPGEFMYTIHVANDTPPGYYPLFFELNVSGYIENALLAWVQVLPRAVVRITSLPSTLRGNDELTMHVSGTVAYPNGSPIRRGTVAITINRTKAEKGIVVGMGNVVNGTFNVTCSIPSSVSAGGYSVVAHYTGPDAYPGNSDPRVVIQRYPEIDVNVTTGNETMVTGLLHYGNIPLNGTVILVVRTDNGTVRIPVKVNNGVFNVTLSLTVKSVKILYPGNGLYLSVEKTVYKKPFLEFRWIEIHVPNKATIYSSILALTALGIVGILMGRRVRIVAVGEETPEQKAPEPPKVSELPIKRRVFVEREVIELPDLGCKLKLDGRPVEERRAELRRTGLHILEACDMISELWVLHPKEAVVTLYKLHFLPFAMKYVPVENKTPFEIALALSEKGFPGDVFQIARIFTTALYSPKDVNRENFFRMVDSLQRMGVFQ; the protein is encoded by the coding sequence ATGGATAAGGTTAGGGCTTCCCTCCTCGTGTTTCTGCTATCTGCCTTGATGGTGCTGTCACTCAGCTACATCCTCATTCCCCAAGGTGGTTTAGCGAAGGGCATATCAAAGTTCCACGAGAGACACTCTGGGGAGAACTCCTCGAGTAAAAAACTGGTATCTGGCGAAGGCAACGTTCCGCCAAGGTTGAACTTTACCTTCAAGCCAACAAATAAAACAGCACCCTGCCCTGTATCGCTTTATCCGAGCAACCCAATGCTTGTCTGTGTTGATACACCCGCCAAGAACGTTCCAATATCAATCAACGAAACATGGGACCTTCTTGTGAAACAACCGGGTGTTTACTACGTTCCCCTTGAGACTTATGGACTCATTAAAGGCGTGGACAAACTTGAATATCTGAGAATTGATAGACCCCTTCAGAAGACTCCCGTCGGGGGAACGTTTTCCGTTAGGATTACTTCCACGATTATTGGCTCCCTAATTTTTAATAAATCGAAGTATCTTGAGGTCGTTGATTCGTCATCTCTTCCCGGGGAGTTTATGTATACCATTCATGTTGCCAACGATACCCCACCAGGATATTACCCCCTCTTCTTTGAGCTGAACGTCAGCGGGTACATTGAAAACGCCCTTCTGGCCTGGGTTCAGGTTCTCCCCCGGGCGGTTGTCAGGATTACTTCTCTTCCCTCCACGCTCAGGGGCAATGACGAGCTCACTATGCATGTTTCGGGAACTGTGGCCTACCCCAATGGAAGCCCAATTAGAAGGGGAACGGTGGCGATAACAATAAACCGGACCAAGGCTGAAAAGGGCATCGTCGTTGGTATGGGAAACGTTGTAAACGGAACCTTCAACGTGACGTGCAGTATACCCTCCAGTGTCTCTGCCGGCGGTTACTCCGTTGTTGCTCACTATACAGGTCCTGACGCCTATCCAGGAAACAGCGACCCCCGGGTAGTCATACAGCGCTATCCGGAAATTGACGTCAACGTTACAACTGGCAACGAAACCATGGTTACCGGTCTTCTGCACTACGGGAACATTCCTCTGAACGGAACCGTTATCTTGGTTGTCAGGACAGATAATGGAACGGTGAGAATTCCCGTGAAGGTCAACAATGGGGTTTTTAATGTAACTCTCAGCTTGACTGTGAAGTCAGTCAAAATTCTTTACCCTGGCAACGGTTTGTACCTTTCGGTGGAAAAAACCGTTTACAAAAAACCCTTTTTGGAGTTCCGCTGGATTGAAATCCATGTCCCGAATAAAGCCACCATTTACTCTTCGATTTTGGCCCTGACTGCCCTTGGGATTGTGGGTATTCTCATGGGGAGAAGGGTTCGGATTGTAGCTGTTGGGGAGGAAACCCCAGAACAGAAAGCTCCTGAACCGCCGAAGGTCTCAGAGCTTCCCATAAAAAGAAGGGTTTTTGTTGAAAGGGAGGTTATTGAACTTCCCGACCTTGGCTGTAAGCTAAAGCTCGATGGCAGGCCGGTCGAGGAGAGAAGGGCAGAGCTAAGAAGGACTGGGCTTCATATTCTGGAGGCATGTGATATGATATCGGAGCTTTGGGTCCTACATCCCAAAGAGGCCGTTGTAACGCTCTATAAACTCCACTTCTTGCCGTTCGCGATGAAATACGTTCCTGTGGAAAATAAGACCCCCTTTGAGATTGCACTGGCCCTCTCTGAGAAGGGCTTTCCCGGAGACGTCTTTCAGATAGCCAGAATTTTCACAACGGCACTTTACTCGCCAAAAGACGTTAACAGGGAGAATTTCTTCAGAATGGTTGATTCTCTCCAGAGGATGGGGGTGTTCCAATGA
- a CDS encoding PH0542 domain-containing protein: protein MEEELDVREALATGEHMDELIVRATIDKEFLRDILKYLDDDLWTVQKNALRVVMEALRDTPELHESLITKLMVMLRKSEAVPLTQEIARAFGVMAEVAPKRVSKVVPAVFANYRVGDPKIKVNMAYVLEEIIRVKPSLLGNVFRDIGYMLVSKDSTDKLTALNFISALGENGLRYVTPFLPKLLALLHDRNEIVRASAVETLVHISELNPKLGKIIRSKLEGLDERSDLVMKKIEDGLTRLTILERSS from the coding sequence ATGGAAGAGGAACTTGACGTCAGGGAGGCACTTGCAACCGGCGAGCACATGGACGAGCTCATCGTGAGGGCCACAATCGACAAGGAGTTCCTGAGGGATATCCTAAAGTACCTCGACGACGACCTGTGGACGGTGCAGAAGAACGCCCTTAGGGTAGTTATGGAAGCGTTGAGGGATACCCCCGAGCTCCACGAGTCCCTGATAACAAAGCTCATGGTCATGCTCAGAAAGAGCGAGGCTGTACCCTTAACCCAGGAGATAGCAAGAGCCTTCGGCGTCATGGCAGAAGTCGCCCCGAAGAGGGTCTCAAAGGTCGTTCCAGCGGTCTTCGCCAACTACCGCGTTGGGGATCCAAAGATAAAGGTTAACATGGCCTACGTTCTTGAGGAGATAATACGGGTCAAACCGTCTCTCTTGGGCAATGTTTTCAGGGATATCGGCTACATGCTTGTCTCCAAGGACAGCACCGACAAGTTGACCGCTTTGAACTTCATCTCGGCCCTCGGGGAGAACGGGCTGAGATACGTGACGCCCTTCCTACCAAAGCTCCTTGCCCTCCTCCATGACAGGAACGAGATAGTGCGTGCAAGCGCCGTGGAGACTCTGGTGCACATCTCAGAACTGAACCCAAAGCTGGGGAAAATAATCCGGTCAAAACTTGAGGGGCTGGACGAGAGAAGCGACCTCGTCATGAAGAAAATCGAAGACGGGTTAACCAGACTGACCATCCTTGAGAGAAGCTCCTGA
- the tsaA gene encoding tRNA (N6-threonylcarbamoyladenosine(37)-N6)-methyltransferase TrmO gives MKFEPFKILPIRYVRKNEELQETYIEILHKFREAIEGLHEGDWIKLVLWFHRSDTPAGRRVLKVHPYGNPKNPLTGVFATRSPYRPNPVALYTVRIHRIEGNRLYIDWIDAMDGTPVVDIKIFVERYDCPKEMPIEGREADIRGGRMIDEVNIIPRENEHLDELEEVSPGEYDAVILEIGPKATTLTAEELVELIETLEGVYESLPVEIKDKLRRREGRSP, from the coding sequence ATGAAATTTGAACCCTTTAAAATTCTCCCTATCAGATATGTAAGGAAGAACGAGGAACTTCAGGAAACTTACATTGAAATCCTTCACAAGTTTCGGGAAGCGATTGAAGGCCTGCATGAGGGAGACTGGATAAAGCTCGTCCTCTGGTTCCACAGGAGCGATACACCTGCAGGGAGAAGAGTTCTAAAAGTTCACCCCTACGGCAATCCCAAGAACCCCTTGACTGGGGTCTTCGCAACGCGCTCACCCTACAGGCCGAACCCGGTAGCGCTCTACACCGTCAGAATCCATCGCATTGAAGGAAACCGCCTCTACATAGATTGGATAGATGCAATGGACGGCACTCCGGTTGTCGATATAAAAATTTTCGTTGAGAGGTACGACTGCCCCAAGGAGATGCCCATAGAGGGGAGGGAAGCCGACATTAGAGGGGGTAGGATGATCGACGAGGTTAACATTATCCCGAGGGAGAACGAGCACTTAGACGAGCTTGAGGAGGTTTCGCCGGGGGAGTACGATGCAGTAATCCTCGAGATAGGGCCGAAGGCAACGACGCTGACAGCTGAAGAACTGGTCGAGCTGATTGAAACGCTGGAGGGGGTGTACGAAAGCCTGCCTGTCGAGATAAAAGATAAGCTCAGAAGACGTGAAGGGCGCTCGCCTTGA
- a CDS encoding PQQ-binding-like beta-propeller repeat protein translates to MKRGVSVILMTLLALSVLGTVLAAKNPVLWKGSVCSNVKYQKSIEAVAISNGRVYVGCSYREVANASGMIEIYYQGRLAAYSSNGTRLWQNDSGYVVKLYPLRDGKILVGSFGGFITFGRNGRFLSRNLTINKLYDFQVVGGKVYAVDGGVFIQNNSIHYIGHLYAGRIVNDSVILGRPITNFTSMTSRVRVGKGIIYVGAGFPSGYVGPSQFGYIYGVLPNGTIKWSINTGSWVRDMELLNGDLIAGTGYGKSNGWLYRVSPSGKILWKKVLFYTEDIDVAEGKIFVGGMGDEGGVLAAVDPQTGKVLWEKDFPYRVKVVRYADGKLLVGVGKFQSVNQNGSSIVYSVGSLYAVSPSDGKVLGELPNIGYVRSIAVEGNTAVVGTASSNFYVVDVKALAGESGEKGICGPAFVVVLALLPLLWKRR, encoded by the coding sequence ATGAAGAGGGGAGTTTCAGTGATTCTAATGACACTACTGGCTCTTTCCGTGCTCGGGACTGTCCTGGCCGCCAAGAATCCAGTACTATGGAAAGGTTCCGTCTGTAGTAACGTTAAGTACCAGAAAAGCATCGAAGCCGTGGCTATAAGCAACGGTCGAGTTTACGTAGGTTGCTCATATAGGGAGGTGGCTAACGCGAGTGGCATGATTGAGATATACTATCAGGGCAGGTTGGCGGCGTACTCCTCCAACGGAACGCGCCTCTGGCAGAACGATTCCGGCTACGTTGTCAAGCTCTATCCCCTTCGGGATGGGAAAATCCTCGTCGGAAGCTTTGGCGGCTTTATCACGTTTGGTAGGAATGGGAGGTTCCTCTCAAGAAACCTAACCATTAATAAGCTCTACGACTTCCAGGTTGTTGGCGGTAAAGTTTACGCGGTCGATGGAGGCGTTTTCATTCAAAACAATAGCATCCATTACATCGGTCACCTCTACGCGGGAAGAATTGTAAACGACAGTGTTATCCTTGGGAGGCCAATAACAAACTTCACGAGCATGACCAGCAGGGTTCGCGTTGGTAAGGGGATAATCTACGTCGGGGCCGGCTTCCCGTCTGGCTACGTCGGACCCAGCCAGTTCGGCTACATCTATGGTGTTCTGCCGAACGGGACGATTAAATGGAGTATAAACACGGGAAGTTGGGTCCGCGACATGGAACTCCTTAACGGAGATCTAATAGCAGGAACCGGCTATGGAAAATCCAATGGCTGGCTTTATCGGGTTTCTCCATCCGGCAAAATTCTGTGGAAGAAGGTCCTCTTTTACACCGAGGACATAGATGTCGCTGAGGGTAAAATCTTCGTCGGCGGAATGGGGGACGAAGGTGGAGTCCTCGCGGCCGTTGACCCCCAAACCGGGAAGGTTCTCTGGGAGAAGGACTTCCCCTACCGCGTCAAGGTGGTTCGCTACGCCGATGGAAAGCTCCTTGTAGGTGTTGGGAAGTTCCAGAGCGTCAACCAGAATGGAAGCTCTATCGTTTACAGCGTCGGCTCCCTCTACGCGGTCAGTCCAAGTGACGGTAAGGTTCTTGGAGAACTGCCCAACATAGGCTACGTCAGGAGCATAGCGGTTGAAGGCAACACCGCGGTGGTCGGAACCGCCAGCTCGAACTTCTATGTCGTGGACGTGAAAGCGCTTGCAGGAGAATCCGGAGAAAAGGGAATCTGCGGGCCGGCCTTTGTGGTGGTCTTGGCGCTTCTGCCCCTACTTTGGAAGAGGCGCTGA
- a CDS encoding adenosylhomocysteinase translates to MDCTKDYCVRDLDLAPSGERKIDWVSRFMPVLQSIRKDFEGKKPFKGVKIATTLHLEMKTAFLLLTLKAAGAEVSAAASNPLSTQDDVVAALAKSGVKVYAVRGESREEYYENMHKALDIGPNIIIDDGADMISTVMRERKELIDGIWGASEETTTGVIRLRAMEKDGVLKFPIIAVNDSYTKYLFDNRYGTGQSTWDGIIRTTNLLVAGKNVVVVGYGWCGRGIAMRAKGLGATVIVVEVDPIRALEARMDGFLVTNMGEAAKIGDIFVTSTGDINCIRREHFEVMKDGVIMANAGHFDVEISKPDLEALAVEINEVRPNIREYKLADGRRLYLLADGRLVNLAAADGHPAEIMDMSFALQAKAAEYIKDNHNKLKPKVYVLPREIDEMVARIKLVSMGVEIDELTEEQKNYLESWEHGT, encoded by the coding sequence ATGGACTGCACGAAGGACTACTGCGTTAGGGATTTGGACCTCGCGCCGAGCGGGGAGAGGAAGATAGACTGGGTCTCCCGCTTCATGCCGGTTCTCCAGAGCATAAGAAAGGACTTCGAGGGGAAGAAGCCGTTTAAGGGTGTGAAAATAGCCACAACACTCCACTTAGAGATGAAGACGGCCTTCCTCCTTCTAACGCTCAAAGCCGCCGGCGCCGAAGTTTCTGCGGCGGCGAGCAATCCGCTCTCAACGCAGGATGATGTGGTCGCAGCACTGGCCAAATCGGGTGTTAAGGTCTACGCGGTAAGGGGAGAGAGCAGGGAGGAGTACTACGAGAACATGCACAAGGCGCTCGACATAGGACCGAACATAATCATAGACGACGGCGCGGATATGATAAGCACGGTGATGAGGGAGCGGAAAGAGCTGATAGATGGAATCTGGGGCGCGAGCGAGGAGACGACGACCGGCGTGATACGCTTGAGGGCGATGGAGAAGGATGGCGTTCTGAAGTTTCCCATCATAGCGGTCAATGACTCCTACACGAAATACCTCTTCGACAACCGCTACGGAACGGGCCAGTCAACGTGGGATGGCATAATAAGGACGACGAACCTTCTCGTTGCCGGAAAAAACGTCGTTGTCGTCGGCTACGGCTGGTGCGGCAGGGGAATAGCGATGCGCGCGAAGGGCCTCGGTGCCACGGTGATAGTCGTCGAGGTCGACCCGATAAGGGCTTTGGAGGCACGGATGGACGGCTTCCTTGTCACGAACATGGGAGAAGCGGCCAAAATAGGGGACATCTTCGTCACTTCAACGGGCGACATCAACTGCATCCGCAGGGAACACTTTGAAGTCATGAAGGATGGGGTCATAATGGCCAATGCCGGCCACTTCGACGTTGAGATAAGCAAGCCAGATCTTGAGGCCTTGGCCGTTGAGATAAACGAGGTCAGGCCCAACATACGGGAGTACAAGCTCGCGGATGGCAGGAGGCTCTACCTGCTCGCTGACGGAAGGCTGGTCAATTTGGCAGCGGCCGACGGCCACCCAGCGGAGATAATGGACATGAGCTTCGCACTCCAGGCTAAGGCGGCGGAATACATCAAGGACAACCATAATAAGCTCAAGCCGAAGGTCTACGTGCTCCCAAGGGAGATTGATGAGATGGTCGCTCGTATAAAGCTCGTGTCGATGGGTGTGGAGATAGACGAACTCACGGAAGAGCAGAAAAACTATCTGGAGAGCTGGGAGCACGGGACGTAG
- a CDS encoding MoxR family ATPase — translation MDVEELKELSSSIVESVSSVYIGNDNVIMKTLTAALVNGNVLFEDHPGLGKTLLAKAFSRVLGLDYRRVQFTPDLLPADILGTKVWRQNLGAFELVKGPIFTNVLLADEINRAPPKTQSALLEAMEEKQVTIEGETLKLEKPFFVIATQNPIEYEGTYPLPEAQLDRFLLRLSVGYPETLEDEIAILEARIKWKKDDPTADLRPVIDRGTFLRMQEIVENSVYVSRPVVKYIAELVRNARMDDRVEAGPSPRGALALLKASKANAALEGRDFVIPDDVKRFAVDALAHRIVIKAEYSFEGISGRNVVKRALHNTPVPKENESEE, via the coding sequence ATGGACGTTGAGGAGCTGAAAGAGCTGTCGTCTTCGATCGTTGAATCAGTTTCAAGCGTTTACATTGGAAACGATAACGTTATTATGAAAACACTTACCGCGGCTCTTGTCAACGGCAACGTTCTCTTTGAAGATCACCCTGGTCTTGGTAAAACGCTTCTCGCAAAGGCGTTTTCAAGAGTTCTTGGTCTGGATTATAGGAGAGTTCAGTTTACTCCAGATTTACTCCCTGCAGACATACTGGGAACCAAGGTGTGGCGTCAGAACCTCGGAGCTTTCGAGCTTGTTAAGGGGCCTATTTTCACCAACGTCCTCCTTGCCGATGAAATAAATCGTGCTCCCCCGAAAACGCAGAGCGCCCTCCTCGAGGCAATGGAAGAGAAACAGGTCACGATTGAGGGTGAAACTCTGAAACTGGAGAAGCCGTTCTTTGTAATAGCAACGCAGAATCCAATCGAGTATGAGGGAACTTATCCCCTTCCCGAGGCTCAGCTTGACAGGTTTCTCCTCCGTCTCAGTGTAGGCTATCCCGAAACCCTCGAAGACGAGATTGCAATCCTCGAGGCGAGGATTAAGTGGAAGAAAGATGACCCGACGGCTGACTTGAGGCCCGTTATTGACAGAGGGACCTTTTTGAGGATGCAGGAAATTGTTGAGAACTCGGTGTACGTTAGCAGACCTGTTGTGAAATACATTGCAGAGCTCGTGAGAAACGCGAGGATGGACGATAGAGTCGAGGCAGGGCCGAGTCCTAGGGGTGCCCTTGCTCTGTTGAAGGCATCAAAGGCAAACGCCGCTTTGGAAGGGAGAGATTTCGTGATTCCCGACGATGTGAAGCGGTTTGCGGTTGATGCTCTTGCCCACAGAATCGTAATAAAAGCCGAGTACTCCTTTGAGGGGATTAGTGGGAGAAACGTGGTCAAAAGGGCACTACATAATACTCCCGTACCCAAGGAAAACGAGAGTGAAGAGTGA
- the wtpC gene encoding tungstate ABC transporter ATP-binding protein WtpC — protein sequence MLRAEEISKDWREFHLRGITFEVESGEYFIILGPSGAGKTVLLEIIAGIIEPDGGRVYLNGRDVTDLPPEKRGLAYVPQNYALFPNMSVYDNIAFGLKVRGVPKGEVERKVKDISEVIGISHLLSRKPRTLSGGEQQRVALARALVVEPPLILLDEPFANLDVQTRSKLLSEMKLWREELGFTTLHVTHSFEEAVSLGDRVGVMLGGRLIQVGSVREVFSRPANEEVARFLGFENVIEGIAKGRKLQVNGIEIELPIEASGRVRVGIRPEDIILSTEEVRTSARNTFEATVEGIEELGPLVRVRLNASGTALSAFVTRSSMLEMNLTPGKRVWMNFKASALHVF from the coding sequence ATGCTCCGCGCTGAGGAAATCTCCAAGGATTGGAGGGAGTTCCACCTCAGGGGTATAACCTTTGAGGTTGAAAGTGGTGAGTACTTCATAATCCTCGGTCCGAGCGGTGCCGGAAAGACCGTTCTCCTTGAAATCATCGCCGGAATCATAGAGCCTGACGGGGGCAGAGTCTACCTTAACGGAAGGGATGTTACGGATTTACCGCCCGAGAAGAGAGGCCTGGCCTACGTTCCCCAGAACTACGCCCTCTTCCCAAACATGAGCGTTTACGACAACATAGCCTTTGGACTGAAGGTCAGAGGGGTTCCAAAGGGTGAGGTTGAGAGAAAAGTGAAAGATATATCCGAAGTCATTGGCATCTCCCACCTGCTCTCCAGAAAGCCGAGAACCCTGAGCGGTGGGGAGCAACAGAGGGTAGCCCTCGCGAGGGCGCTCGTAGTTGAACCTCCCCTGATACTCTTGGATGAACCCTTTGCGAACCTCGACGTCCAGACCCGCTCGAAGCTTTTGAGTGAGATGAAGCTCTGGAGGGAAGAGCTCGGGTTCACTACCCTTCACGTCACCCACTCCTTCGAGGAAGCGGTCAGCCTCGGCGACCGCGTCGGTGTTATGCTCGGCGGAAGGCTCATCCAGGTCGGTTCCGTTAGAGAAGTCTTCTCAAGGCCGGCAAACGAAGAGGTTGCCCGCTTCCTGGGATTCGAAAACGTAATTGAGGGAATCGCCAAAGGGAGAAAGCTACAGGTCAACGGCATTGAGATAGAGCTTCCGATAGAGGCCAGTGGAAGGGTCCGCGTCGGTATAAGACCCGAGGATATAATCCTCTCGACGGAAGAGGTAAGGACCTCGGCCAGGAACACCTTTGAGGCGACCGTTGAGGGCATAGAAGAACTCGGACCCCTCGTGAGGGTCAGGCTTAACGCCTCCGGAACGGCACTTTCGGCATTCGTAACCCGTTCCTCGATGCTTGAAATGAATTTGACGCCCGGAAAAAGGGTCTGGATGAACTTCAAGGCGAGCGCCCTTCACGTCTTCTGA